ACGCGCCGGCTCCATGGCCCTGTTCCTGTTCCGACGGCTGATCACCCTGGCGCTGACCCTGCTGGTCGCCGCGACGGTCGTGTTCGTCGTGCTCGAAATCCTGCCGGGCGACCCCGCCGCGGTGATGCTGGGCCTGAATGCCGAGCCCGACACGGTGGCGGCGCTGCGGTCGCAGCTCGGGCTGGATCAGCCGCTGGCGGACCGGTTCTTCGGCTGGCTGGGCGGCATGCTGGTCGGCGATTTCGGCCGCTCCTATACCTATAGCGTGCCGGTGTCGGAGTTGATCGGCGACCGCATCGCCATCACCGTGCCGCTGGCGCTGCTTGCCATCCTGCTGTCCACCGCCATCGCCCTGCCACTTGGCGTCTATGCCGCGCGCAATCATAACAAGCTGGGTGATTTCGGCGTGATGGGCTTTTCGCAGGTGGGCGTCGCCGTGCCGAATTTCTGGTTCGCCCTGCTGCTGATCATCCTGTTCGCGGTCAATCTGGGCTGGACGCCGGCCGGCGGCTTTCCCGGCTGGGACGCCGGTGTCGGCCCGGTGGTCGCGGCCCTTGCCCTGCCGGCGATTGCGCTGGCACTGCCGCAGGCGGCCATCCTGTCACGCGTGACCCGGTCGTCGGTGCTGGAAGTGCTGCGCGAGGATTATGTCCGCACCGCCCGCGCCAAGGGCCTGAACCGCAGTGCCGCGCTGTGGCGCCACGCGGTGCCCAACGCGCTGATCCCGGTGGTCACCATCCTGGGCCTTCAGGTGTCGTCGCTGCTGGCCGGCACGATCATCATCGAGAACGTCTTCGCCCTGCCCGGTGTCGGCCGGCTGATCTTCCAGGCCATCGCGCAGCGCGACCTGATCACGGTGAAGAGCCTGGTGGTGATCATCGCGGCCGTGGTCGTGTTCGTGAATTTCCTGGTCGACATGTCCTATGCCGCCCTCGACCCGCGCCTGCGGCGCGGCGGGGACATGATGTGACGGGTGTGAGGAGCTTCAGACCATGACCCAGACCACACCCACGGCCAACCCCGCTCCCGGATCCGGCCCCGTCACCATCCGCCGTCCCTCGCCGCTGGTCGAGATCGCGCGCCGGGCCGCCGCCAGCCGCAATTTCGTCATCGGCGGCGTGCTGACCCTGCTCTTCCTGGGCATCGCCGCGACCTCGCTGTTCTGGACACCGCTCGACCCCACCCGGATGAGCATCCGCACGCGGCTTCAGGGGCCGTCGGACCTCAATCTTCTGGGCACCGACCAGTTCGGCCGCGACATCCTGTCGATGATCATGACCGGCGCCCAGAACTCGATTCTGGTCGGCGTGGTCGCGGTCGGCATCGGCCTGTCGCTCGGCACGGCGCTGGGCTGTCTCGCCGCCGCCCGGCGCGGCTGGATCGAAGAGCTGGTGATGCGGTTCAGCGATTTCGCCTTCGCCTTTCCGGCGCTGCTCTCGGCGGTGATGATCACCGCGTTGCTGGGCCCCGGCGCCGTCAACTCGATCCTGGCGATCGGCATCTTCAACGTTCCGGTCTTCGCCCGCGTCACCCGTGGCGCCGCATTGGCCATCTGGTCGCGCGAATACGTCATGGCGGCGCGCCTCTCGGGTAAGGGCACGGTGCGCATCACCCTGCACCACGTACTGCCCAACATCATGTCGATCATCATCGTGCAGGCGACCATCCAGTTCGCGCTGGCGATTCTGGCGGAAGCGGGCCTCAGCTATCTGGGCCTCGGCACCCAGCCGCCCACACCAAGCTGGGGCCGGATGCTGAACGAGGCGCAGACCTTCATCTACATGGCGCCGCAGCTCGCGATCATTCCCGGCCTCGCGATCGTGTTCACGGTGCTGGGCCTGAACCTGCTGGGCGACGGCCTGCGCGACGTGCTCGACCCCAAGCTCCGGCGGGCGCGCTGATGAGCCGGTGCCTGTCATTCCCTCCGCTTCCCGCCCTCCAGCCTCTGCCCTCCTGCCTCTGAAGGACCGGACACGCCCATGACCGCTGCCGACGCGCCGCTGCTCGCGATCGACAATCTCCGGGTGACCCTGCCCACGCCCGACGGGCCCGCGCCGATCCTGCGCGGGGTCAGCTTCACCGTGGCGCCCGGCCAGATGCTGGGCCTGGTCGGCGAAAGCGGATCGGGCAAGTCGATGACAGCCCTTGCCATCATGGGCCTGCTGCCCGACAAGGCGATGGTCGAAGGCTCGATCAACCTTGCCGGCGAGGAACTCACCCGCTTGACCGAGGCGGCGCTGTGCACCCGCCGCGGCCGCAACATGGCGATGATCTTCCAGGAGCCGATGACCGCGCTGAACCCGGTCAAGACCATCGGTCATCAGGTGTCGGAAAGCATGCGCCTGCATCTGGGCCTGGGCCGCGCCGAGGGTGATGCCCGCGCGCGCCGGCTGCTGGAACGGGTGGGCCTGAACGCCCGGCGCTTTCCGCTCGACCTCTATCCCCATCAGCTGTCGGGCGGCCAGCGCCAGCGGGTGATGATCGCGGCGGCGCTGGCCTGCGAACCGAAGCTGCTGATCGCCGACGAGCCCACCACAGCACTCGACGTCACCATTCAGGCCCAGATCCTGGACCTGATCGTGGAACTGGTCGACGAGATGGGCATGGGTCTGGTGCTGATCACCCATGATCTGGGCGTCATCGCCGAAACCGTCGACATGACCGCGGTGATGTATGCGGGGTCGATCGTCGAGGCGGCCCCCACTCCGGCACTGTTCGACCACATGGCCCATCCCTATACCCATGGCCTGTTCGCGGCCATTCCCCATGCCCGCGGGCTGGAACATGCGGCCGATGGCGACGGCCCGGCCCATACCCGGCCCCGACTGGCCACGATCCCTGGCACCGTGCCCGATCCGCGCCGCCTGCCGCCGGGCTGCGCCTTCGCCGGCCGCTGCCCGCGCGCCGACGACCCTTGCGCCCGGCCGATCCCCTGGACACAGCTTGCGCCCGATCATGGCGTGGCCTGCATCCATCCGGTGGCGCGCGGCGAGCATATTCCGGAGTTCGCCGCATGAGCGCTGCCGCCCAGTCCATGACCCCGTCAATCTCTGGCGCGCCAGCCACCCCCCTGCTGCAGATCGAGGGGCTGGTGCGTGAATACCGCCTGCCCCGCGAAAGCCTGTTCCAGACGCCGCCGGTGCTGCGCGCGCTCGACGGCGTGGACCTTCAGATGGCGGCGGGCGAAAGCGTCGGCATCGTGGGCGAATCCGGCTGCGGCAAATCCACCCTCGCCCGTACCGTGGTGGCGCTGGAAAGCCCCAGCGCCGGGCGGGTGATCTTTGATGGCGACGACCTGTTCAAGCTGGGCCGGCGCGACCTGCTGGCCCGGCGGCGCGATCTGCAGATGGTGTTCCAGGATCCCTACGGCTCGCTGGACCCGCGCCACAAGGTGGAACGGGTGGTGGCCGAACCGATGGAGGGGCTGAAGACCGCCAGCATGGCCGAGCGCGCCGAGCGGGTGGCCGAGGCGCTGGCCCAGGTGGGGCTGCGGCCGGCCGATGCCGACCGCTATCCGCATGAATTCTCGGGCGGGCAGCGCCAGCGCATCGCCATCGCCCGCGCCCTGATCACCCGTCCCCGGCTGATCGTGGCCGACGAGGCGGTGTCGGCGCTGGACGTGTCGGTGCAGTCGCAGGTGCTGAACCTGATGATGGACCTGCAGGCCGCGGTCGGCATGGGCTATCTGTTCATCAGCCATGATCTGGGTGTGGTCGGCCATGTCACCGACCGGGTGGCGGTGATGTATCTGGGGCGCGTGGTCGAAACCGGCCGCACCGCCGAGATCTTCCACAACCCGGCCCATCCCTACACCCGCACCCTGCTCGCCGCCGTGCCGGTGCCCGATCCGGCGCGCAGCCGCCGCCGACGCGCCCGCCAGACGGCCGATCAGGGCCCGGCATTGACACCGCAGGCCTCCGGCCAGTCACGGCCCGCCTGCGCCTTCATGCCCCGCTGCGGCCGCGCCACCGACATCTGCGGCACCGAGCGGCCCGAGCTGCGCCCGGTGGACGGGGGTCGCCTGGCTGCCTGCCACCACGTCTGATCGCCAACGCCCGCCAGCCCGCCGGCACCTTCGAGAAAACGCCACATAGCGCTTGCATTCCCCGGAAAGCCGGACTATTTTCCGCCTCGTCCCGGTGAGGGGGCCACAGACCACCATCTGCGGCACACCCACTCAAATCCGGGCATGCGCCGGTAGCTCAGTTGGATAGAGCACCAGACTACGAATCTGGGGGTCGGGAGTTCGAATCTTCCCCGGCGCGCCATTCAGGGGACCAACCTCACCGGTTGGTCCCCTGTTTCTTTTTCAGGCCCGGCTCTTTTTCAGGCCCGGCTTCAGCGTCAGCCGCGACCGTCCGTCACTCGGCCTCGTCGTGATCCATAGCGTCGCCCCGG
The window above is part of the Tistrella bauzanensis genome. Proteins encoded here:
- a CDS encoding ABC transporter permease is translated as MALFLFRRLITLALTLLVAATVVFVVLEILPGDPAAVMLGLNAEPDTVAALRSQLGLDQPLADRFFGWLGGMLVGDFGRSYTYSVPVSELIGDRIAITVPLALLAILLSTAIALPLGVYAARNHNKLGDFGVMGFSQVGVAVPNFWFALLLIILFAVNLGWTPAGGFPGWDAGVGPVVAALALPAIALALPQAAILSRVTRSSVLEVLREDYVRTARAKGLNRSAALWRHAVPNALIPVVTILGLQVSSLLAGTIIIENVFALPGVGRLIFQAIAQRDLITVKSLVVIIAAVVVFVNFLVDMSYAALDPRLRRGGDMM
- a CDS encoding ABC transporter permease, with the protein product MTQTTPTANPAPGSGPVTIRRPSPLVEIARRAAASRNFVIGGVLTLLFLGIAATSLFWTPLDPTRMSIRTRLQGPSDLNLLGTDQFGRDILSMIMTGAQNSILVGVVAVGIGLSLGTALGCLAAARRGWIEELVMRFSDFAFAFPALLSAVMITALLGPGAVNSILAIGIFNVPVFARVTRGAALAIWSREYVMAARLSGKGTVRITLHHVLPNIMSIIIVQATIQFALAILAEAGLSYLGLGTQPPTPSWGRMLNEAQTFIYMAPQLAIIPGLAIVFTVLGLNLLGDGLRDVLDPKLRRAR
- a CDS encoding ABC transporter ATP-binding protein, producing the protein MTAADAPLLAIDNLRVTLPTPDGPAPILRGVSFTVAPGQMLGLVGESGSGKSMTALAIMGLLPDKAMVEGSINLAGEELTRLTEAALCTRRGRNMAMIFQEPMTALNPVKTIGHQVSESMRLHLGLGRAEGDARARRLLERVGLNARRFPLDLYPHQLSGGQRQRVMIAAALACEPKLLIADEPTTALDVTIQAQILDLIVELVDEMGMGLVLITHDLGVIAETVDMTAVMYAGSIVEAAPTPALFDHMAHPYTHGLFAAIPHARGLEHAADGDGPAHTRPRLATIPGTVPDPRRLPPGCAFAGRCPRADDPCARPIPWTQLAPDHGVACIHPVARGEHIPEFAA
- a CDS encoding ABC transporter ATP-binding protein; the protein is MSAAAQSMTPSISGAPATPLLQIEGLVREYRLPRESLFQTPPVLRALDGVDLQMAAGESVGIVGESGCGKSTLARTVVALESPSAGRVIFDGDDLFKLGRRDLLARRRDLQMVFQDPYGSLDPRHKVERVVAEPMEGLKTASMAERAERVAEALAQVGLRPADADRYPHEFSGGQRQRIAIARALITRPRLIVADEAVSALDVSVQSQVLNLMMDLQAAVGMGYLFISHDLGVVGHVTDRVAVMYLGRVVETGRTAEIFHNPAHPYTRTLLAAVPVPDPARSRRRRARQTADQGPALTPQASGQSRPACAFMPRCGRATDICGTERPELRPVDGGRLAACHHV